The proteins below are encoded in one region of Triticum aestivum cultivar Chinese Spring chromosome 1B, IWGSC CS RefSeq v2.1, whole genome shotgun sequence:
- the LOC123092377 gene encoding heavy metal-associated isoprenylated plant protein 35 isoform X1 — MATEPLQCKTLVLRVSIHCEGCKKKVKKVLQGVDGVYRCDIDARSNKVTVAVTGNVSADALLKRLRRSGKHAQQWPEQQQQQLAVGTQRPGETKNDAIQPDKPGGTGTAHKPASGDAATSAAEQSNSKATPEEDPNKVARETVKPAQDDTESTNTDADADDAVSHRSKEPTAEQCNGTQRKRKQLRQEEKPVDAIATVAVAAASDQGSHTCHSPPHLQQQQQPPPVHVLSYTMVRPSASAAYYAAAPATAAPGARSLPPQELPYTYPPCCHYSQPSPWAPQIGAASPARYSYADIFSDDNANSCSVM, encoded by the exons ATGGCAACAGAACCTCTGCAGTGCAAG ACTCTGGTGCTCCGGGTGTCCATCCACTGCGAGGGATGCAAGAAGAAGGTGAAGAAAGTGCTGCAGGGCGTCGATG GCGTGTACAGATGCGACATCGACGCCCGGAGCAACAAGGTGACGGTCGCCGTCACCGGGAACGTCAGCGCCGACGCTTTGCTGAAGAGGCTCCGCAGGTCGGGCAAGCACGCCCAGCAgtggccggagcagcagcagcagcaactggcCGTAGGAACCCAGAGACCCGGAGAAACCAAGAACGACGCCATCCAGCCAGACAAGCCCGGTGGCACTGGCACCGCCCACAAGCCGGCGTCCGGCGACGCGGCGACAAGCGCCGCAGAGCAGAGCAACTCCAAGGCCACCCCTGAAGAAGATCCCAACAAAGTCGCTCGCGAGACCGTGAAGCCGGCTCAagacgacacggagagcaccaataCGGACGCCGACGCCGACGACGCTGTCAGCCATCGCAGCAAGGAGCCCACGGCGGAACAATGCAACGGCACCCAGAGGAAGCGGAAGCAGCTGCGGCAGGAGGAGAAACCAGTCGATGCCATCGccacggtggcggtggcggcagcatCGGACCAAGGCAGCCACACTTGCCACTCGCCACCAcacctgcagcagcagcagcagccgccccCGGTGCACGTCCTGAGCTACACCATGGTGCGGCCGAGCGCGAGCGCGGCTTACTACGCCGCCGCGCCGGCGACGGCAGCGCCAGGCGCGAGGTCCCTGCCGCCGCAGGAGCTCCCGTACACGTACCCACCGTGCTGCCACTACTCGCAGCCGTCGCCTTGGGCGCCGCAGATAGGCGCGGCTTCGCCGGCGCGCTACTCCTACGCCGATATTTTCAGCGACGACAATGCCAACTCCTGCAGCGTGATGTGA
- the LOC123092377 gene encoding heavy metal-associated isoprenylated plant protein 35 isoform X2, which translates to MQEEGVYRCDIDARSNKVTVAVTGNVSADALLKRLRRSGKHAQQWPEQQQQQLAVGTQRPGETKNDAIQPDKPGGTGTAHKPASGDAATSAAEQSNSKATPEEDPNKVARETVKPAQDDTESTNTDADADDAVSHRSKEPTAEQCNGTQRKRKQLRQEEKPVDAIATVAVAAASDQGSHTCHSPPHLQQQQQPPPVHVLSYTMVRPSASAAYYAAAPATAAPGARSLPPQELPYTYPPCCHYSQPSPWAPQIGAASPARYSYADIFSDDNANSCSVM; encoded by the exons ATGCAAGAAGAAG GCGTGTACAGATGCGACATCGACGCCCGGAGCAACAAGGTGACGGTCGCCGTCACCGGGAACGTCAGCGCCGACGCTTTGCTGAAGAGGCTCCGCAGGTCGGGCAAGCACGCCCAGCAgtggccggagcagcagcagcagcaactggcCGTAGGAACCCAGAGACCCGGAGAAACCAAGAACGACGCCATCCAGCCAGACAAGCCCGGTGGCACTGGCACCGCCCACAAGCCGGCGTCCGGCGACGCGGCGACAAGCGCCGCAGAGCAGAGCAACTCCAAGGCCACCCCTGAAGAAGATCCCAACAAAGTCGCTCGCGAGACCGTGAAGCCGGCTCAagacgacacggagagcaccaataCGGACGCCGACGCCGACGACGCTGTCAGCCATCGCAGCAAGGAGCCCACGGCGGAACAATGCAACGGCACCCAGAGGAAGCGGAAGCAGCTGCGGCAGGAGGAGAAACCAGTCGATGCCATCGccacggtggcggtggcggcagcatCGGACCAAGGCAGCCACACTTGCCACTCGCCACCAcacctgcagcagcagcagcagccgccccCGGTGCACGTCCTGAGCTACACCATGGTGCGGCCGAGCGCGAGCGCGGCTTACTACGCCGCCGCGCCGGCGACGGCAGCGCCAGGCGCGAGGTCCCTGCCGCCGCAGGAGCTCCCGTACACGTACCCACCGTGCTGCCACTACTCGCAGCCGTCGCCTTGGGCGCCGCAGATAGGCGCGGCTTCGCCGGCGCGCTACTCCTACGCCGATATTTTCAGCGACGACAATGCCAACTCCTGCAGCGTGATGTGA